One Pyrofollis japonicus DNA window includes the following coding sequences:
- a CDS encoding protein translocase SEC61 complex subunit gamma — protein sequence MASTGEAPGIAGKIRMTLHEWRLILQRLKKPDRDEYMQTAKITWLTILLIGSVAYIIQLVAVKLLTG from the coding sequence ATGGCGTCAACAGGAGAGGCCCCAGGTATAGCTGGAAAGATACGAATGACTCTTCACGAGTGGAGGCTCATACTTCAGAGGCTTAAGAAGCCAGACCGTGACGAATACATGCAGACAGCTAAGATAACTTGGCTAACTATACTTCTCATAGGCTCTGTCGCGTACATTATACAGTTAGTCGCTGTTAAGCTGCTTACTGGGTGA
- a CDS encoding transcription elongation factor Spt5, translating into MSLEETSEKSEETKEKKAPMHEPRLFAVRTVAGRELDVALLIEQRARDENIPIYAVIVPPRIKGYVIVETPAAFHASNAIQGIRYAKGVVPGVLRYEDVERLLKPEAVVETLKPGDIVEIISGPFRGMKAQVVRVVPGKNEVVLNVLEIEYPLQITVPGDSVRPAKERGAQ; encoded by the coding sequence GTGAGCTTGGAGGAAACAAGTGAAAAAAGCGAAGAAACTAAAGAAAAGAAGGCGCCCATGCATGAGCCTAGGCTCTTTGCTGTACGTACTGTAGCAGGGCGCGAGCTAGATGTCGCTCTCCTAATTGAGCAGAGGGCGCGCGACGAAAACATACCCATATACGCGGTGATAGTCCCCCCTAGGATAAAGGGCTATGTAATAGTTGAGACACCTGCTGCTTTTCACGCGTCTAACGCGATTCAAGGCATAAGATACGCTAAAGGCGTTGTACCAGGTGTTCTGCGCTATGAGGATGTTGAGCGTTTGCTGAAACCTGAGGCTGTTGTAGAGACGCTTAAGCCTGGCGACATCGTAGAAATTATTTCAGGGCCTTTCCGCGGAATGAAGGCACAGGTTGTACGTGTTGTGCCTGGCAAGAATGAGGTAGTTTTAAATGTGCTAGAGATTGAGTATCCACTCCAAATCACGGTGCCCGGTGACTCGGTGCGTCCAGCAAAGGAGCGAGGTGCGCAGTAA
- a CDS encoding 50S ribosomal protein L11: MGIRVYTVKVKGGQVSEDALSTLKKSGVDLSKLREELNALTQKYKGFEVTVKILVDEDTKEYDIEIKPPTTTELLLHAVGAKEPSGDPMHQKIGDLPFEKIVEIAILKKPSLTAKTLKAAVKTILGSARSIGITVDGKDPKQVTQEVESGVYDAVLAKYEEEWEKA; this comes from the coding sequence ATGGGAATAAGGGTGTATACTGTCAAGGTCAAGGGTGGACAGGTAAGCGAAGACGCATTATCCACCCTTAAGAAGAGTGGGGTTGATTTATCGAAGCTCCGAGAGGAGCTGAATGCACTTACACAGAAGTATAAGGGCTTCGAGGTTACCGTAAAGATACTGGTAGATGAGGATACGAAAGAATACGATATAGAGATAAAGCCACCAACTACGACTGAGCTTCTACTTCATGCTGTTGGCGCCAAGGAGCCCTCTGGCGATCCCATGCACCAGAAGATAGGTGACCTTCCCTTCGAAAAGATAGTTGAAATAGCGATCTTGAAGAAGCCGTCGCTTACAGCTAAGACGCTGAAGGCTGCTGTAAAAACTATACTGGGCTCGGCTAGGAGCATAGGGATAACTGTTGACGGCAAGGATCCGAAGCAAGTAACCCAAGAGGTTGAAAGCGGCGTTTATGACGCCGTTCTCGCAAAGTATGAGGAAGAGTGGGAGAAGGCTTAG
- a CDS encoding 50S ribosomal protein L1 produces the protein MSFVPRDLMEKAVREAIEGSPPRNFKQSVDLIVVLKDIDLKNPQMRFREVVFLPKPPSKKATVCVAADGDMAVKAKEVADRVITREELQGLVGNRKAAKKIAEFCDWVLVRTDLMPLVGRTLAPALGPRGKIPIPVPPNANIVDFVNRYRHAVILRTKDQPQVACRVGTEDMDPKDIVENIYKVLSTIEHKLPNPRQNIARIIVKTTMGPPVEVPFYLARIE, from the coding sequence GTGTCATTTGTGCCGCGCGACTTAATGGAGAAAGCTGTACGGGAAGCAATAGAGGGAAGCCCTCCTAGAAACTTCAAACAATCAGTTGACCTCATAGTAGTCTTAAAGGACATTGACCTCAAGAATCCGCAGATGAGGTTTAGGGAGGTAGTATTCCTGCCTAAGCCGCCAAGCAAGAAGGCTACTGTCTGTGTCGCGGCTGATGGCGATATGGCTGTCAAGGCTAAAGAGGTAGCCGATAGGGTGATAACCAGAGAGGAGTTGCAGGGTCTTGTAGGTAACCGTAAGGCTGCAAAGAAGATTGCAGAGTTCTGCGACTGGGTACTCGTCAGAACAGATCTAATGCCGCTAGTCGGTAGAACTCTAGCACCTGCCCTTGGTCCCCGTGGAAAGATCCCAATACCGGTGCCCCCCAACGCCAACATTGTTGACTTTGTCAATAGGTATCGACACGCCGTTATACTAAGGACTAAGGACCAGCCACAGGTTGCTTGCCGCGTTGGAACAGAAGACATGGACCCCAAGGACATTGTTGAGAATATATACAAGGTTCTATCAACGATTGAGCACAAACTGCCAAATCCGCGCCAAAATATTGCAAGGATAATTGTCAAGACCACGATGGGTCCACCTGTAGAAGTACCATTCTACCTTGCCCGTATCGAGTAA
- a CDS encoding 50S ribosomal protein L10, which yields MAYVTTRAKKIPEWKIKEVEELTELAKTHKVLLIVDLMKTPTAQLQRIRRKIERKLGDAVVMRVAKNTLMKIALERAGIDTKKLEEYLTGVNMFIFTNMNPFEVAMTIDRVYATAPAKPGDVAPTEIVLPAGNTGFKPGPIMSVFGKLKVPIRVQGGTIWIAKDTKVAKPGDTISPELASLLQKLGIEPIIVKLKIKAAYDSGVVIPGDQLILDLEAYRNDVMRAHLNALWLGVEIAYPEPQVLEIAIPLAVRRALAVAAEAGYITPDNAEYVLRLAVSRALAVVAALGDTAKELGIEVQVAAPAAPAKPAEEKKEEEEEKKEEEKKEEVSEEQLAAGLESLFGF from the coding sequence ATGGCATATGTAACCACACGCGCCAAGAAGATACCTGAGTGGAAGATAAAAGAAGTTGAAGAGCTAACTGAGCTTGCAAAGACGCATAAGGTACTGCTCATAGTTGACCTCATGAAGACGCCGACAGCACAGCTGCAAAGAATTAGGCGCAAAATCGAGCGCAAGCTCGGCGACGCAGTGGTAATGAGGGTTGCCAAGAACACACTCATGAAGATTGCCTTAGAAAGAGCTGGCATTGATACAAAGAAGCTTGAAGAATACTTGACCGGAGTCAACATGTTCATATTTACCAATATGAATCCCTTCGAGGTAGCAATGACGATAGATAGAGTATATGCAACTGCCCCGGCAAAACCAGGCGACGTTGCGCCAACAGAGATAGTACTTCCAGCCGGGAACACAGGGTTCAAGCCTGGCCCAATAATGAGCGTCTTTGGCAAACTCAAGGTACCTATAAGAGTACAGGGAGGAACCATCTGGATAGCAAAAGACACTAAGGTCGCCAAGCCGGGTGACACAATAAGCCCGGAGCTCGCATCGCTTCTACAAAAGCTGGGAATAGAGCCAATAATTGTTAAGCTCAAAATAAAAGCTGCTTATGATTCTGGCGTCGTTATTCCTGGTGATCAGCTCATACTTGACCTAGAAGCTTATAGGAACGATGTAATGAGGGCACACCTCAACGCACTATGGCTAGGTGTTGAGATAGCCTACCCAGAGCCACAGGTACTCGAGATAGCTATACCCCTAGCAGTGAGGAGAGCACTAGCAGTAGCGGCAGAGGCAGGCTACATAACGCCCGACAACGCAGAGTACGTGCTACGCTTAGCCGTGTCAAGAGCCCTAGCAGTAGTAGCAGCTCTAGGAGACACTGCAAAAGAGCTAGGAATAGAAGTACAAGTAGCTGCGCCCGCGGCTCCAGCAAAACCTGCAGAAGAGAAGAAGGAAGAGGAGGAAGAAAAGAAAGAGGAGGAAAAGAAGGAAGAAGTAAGCGAGGAACAGCTAGCAGCAGGACTAGAGAGCCTCTTCGGCTTCTAG
- the alaS gene encoding alanine--tRNA ligase yields MVSSPEEYALEFFRREGFIRKKCKVGGEYFWTLNPEQEHCNDAPCVDYYFWEVPRKVPPLSVSEARRKFIEFFNRNGHEVVAPRPVVARWREDLYLTIASIVVFQPHVTSGIVPPPANPLVIVQPSIRLEDIDNVGITLGRHLTSFEMGGHHAFNYPDKKVYWKEETVQLAFEFFTKELGIDPTAITFKESWWEGGGNAGPSFEVTVGGLELATLVFMQYRITDKGYEPIPLRIVDTGYGIERIAWFTQKTPTAFHAIYGHLVDDFRKRLGLDKVDETILWKALRAAGRLDPEDPESLKRFYERVSRETGISADEIKNTLAREAGLYALLDHTKTLALMLGDGIVPSNSGEGYLARLVLRRAIRVMRRLGSEASLAELVRLQIDFWGHDYYPKLLENSDYILTVTDLEEKRYLRSLEKGFKEAEKLIRKKKSLSIDDLITLYDSHGIPPDMVAEAAEKLGAKIEVPHNFYALVAHRHGASGVLQKPREEASLPSDIVEWASKFPETRRLFHEDPYMREFEANILGAKGVYLVLDATAFYPTGGGQLHDTGYLEVCGEKIRVKRVEKVGNVIVHILEKEAPSCTRARGVIDWERRYRLMRHHTGVHVLLGAARRVLGKHVWQAGAEKTPEKARLDITHYEMPTPDQIRRIEELANKAILERIPVEAKIMDRNKAEELYGFQIYQGGVPLSPQIRILRIGDWDVEACFGTHVSNTAEIGSIKIVNVDKLQDGVIRFEIVAGTEVASYARKLEETLDKIAATVGGSRLDAETRVKKLVKDLNEARRQLGEIRKYFVKMLVEKAKQEKKEVNGIRIYIMHADTPLQGIVQEVSRKLSEEDPSSITIAAEKRGNDLVIELGAGKEAAKRINLREVAKELQKLGVKGGGKPHHVNLFVRGGAGKSDEVLRTIEEAVAKKLETKP; encoded by the coding sequence TTGGTGTCCTCGCCAGAAGAATACGCGCTAGAGTTCTTTCGAAGAGAGGGGTTCATTAGAAAGAAGTGCAAGGTTGGAGGAGAATACTTCTGGACGCTTAATCCTGAACAAGAGCATTGCAACGATGCGCCATGCGTTGACTACTATTTCTGGGAAGTGCCGCGTAAAGTGCCTCCTCTCAGCGTTAGCGAGGCACGAAGAAAGTTCATTGAATTCTTCAACCGTAACGGGCATGAAGTTGTTGCTCCAAGGCCGGTTGTTGCTCGCTGGAGGGAAGACCTGTACTTAACAATAGCTAGCATAGTTGTATTCCAGCCGCACGTTACTAGTGGAATAGTGCCACCACCAGCCAACCCTCTCGTAATAGTTCAACCGAGTATCCGCCTAGAGGACATAGATAATGTAGGTATCACGCTGGGTAGACATCTCACATCCTTCGAAATGGGAGGCCATCACGCCTTTAACTATCCTGATAAGAAAGTGTATTGGAAAGAGGAGACGGTGCAACTCGCGTTCGAGTTCTTCACCAAAGAATTGGGTATTGACCCTACCGCAATAACGTTTAAGGAGTCCTGGTGGGAAGGAGGGGGCAACGCTGGTCCATCGTTCGAGGTAACAGTTGGTGGACTCGAACTAGCAACACTAGTTTTCATGCAGTACCGAATAACCGATAAGGGATACGAGCCTATCCCCCTACGTATCGTTGATACAGGTTACGGCATCGAGCGAATAGCCTGGTTCACGCAAAAAACTCCAACAGCGTTTCACGCAATATATGGACACCTAGTTGACGACTTTCGCAAGAGGCTTGGACTAGATAAAGTAGATGAAACCATTCTTTGGAAGGCTCTTCGAGCAGCAGGACGACTAGACCCAGAGGATCCAGAGTCTTTGAAAAGATTCTACGAACGCGTTAGCAGAGAGACGGGAATCAGCGCAGACGAGATTAAGAACACCCTAGCAAGAGAAGCGGGACTTTATGCACTCCTGGACCACACGAAAACACTCGCACTAATGCTTGGTGACGGTATCGTTCCAAGTAATAGCGGTGAGGGATACCTTGCAAGACTAGTACTCAGACGCGCAATAAGAGTTATGAGGCGCCTTGGCTCTGAAGCGTCGTTAGCAGAGCTGGTCAGGCTCCAGATAGATTTCTGGGGGCACGATTATTATCCTAAGTTGCTCGAGAACTCCGATTATATACTGACTGTTACTGATTTAGAGGAAAAACGATATCTTAGGAGCCTAGAAAAAGGCTTTAAGGAAGCAGAAAAGCTGATCAGGAAGAAGAAGAGCCTCAGCATAGATGACTTGATAACGCTTTACGATTCTCACGGGATTCCGCCAGACATGGTTGCTGAGGCTGCTGAGAAGCTTGGCGCCAAGATAGAGGTTCCGCACAACTTCTATGCACTTGTCGCGCACCGCCATGGAGCTAGCGGTGTGCTGCAGAAACCTAGAGAAGAAGCAAGCCTACCAAGCGACATAGTTGAGTGGGCCAGCAAGTTTCCCGAAACCCGTAGACTGTTCCACGAAGACCCCTACATGAGGGAGTTCGAAGCCAACATCTTGGGCGCTAAGGGCGTATACCTCGTGCTCGACGCGACGGCTTTCTATCCAACAGGTGGAGGCCAGCTCCACGATACCGGGTACCTAGAGGTCTGTGGCGAGAAGATAAGAGTCAAAAGAGTAGAGAAGGTGGGCAACGTAATAGTCCACATACTTGAGAAAGAAGCACCGAGCTGTACTAGGGCTAGAGGCGTTATTGACTGGGAGCGCAGATATAGGCTCATGAGGCACCATACCGGGGTACACGTGCTCCTAGGAGCTGCTAGGCGTGTACTCGGTAAACACGTGTGGCAGGCAGGTGCAGAGAAGACGCCAGAGAAAGCTAGGCTCGACATAACGCACTACGAGATGCCGACGCCGGACCAGATTCGCCGTATAGAGGAATTGGCGAATAAGGCAATACTTGAGAGAATACCTGTAGAAGCGAAAATAATGGATCGCAACAAAGCCGAGGAACTATACGGGTTCCAGATATATCAGGGAGGAGTGCCACTCTCACCACAGATAAGAATACTACGCATAGGCGACTGGGATGTAGAGGCGTGCTTTGGCACACACGTCTCAAACACCGCAGAAATAGGCTCAATAAAGATAGTCAACGTTGATAAGCTCCAAGACGGCGTAATAAGGTTCGAGATAGTTGCAGGCACCGAGGTAGCTAGCTACGCCAGAAAACTTGAGGAAACACTCGATAAAATTGCTGCGACCGTTGGAGGAAGTAGACTAGACGCTGAGACTAGGGTGAAGAAGCTAGTAAAAGACCTTAATGAGGCCCGGAGGCAGCTGGGAGAGATACGTAAATACTTTGTCAAAATGCTCGTTGAGAAAGCCAAGCAGGAAAAGAAGGAAGTAAACGGTATAAGAATATACATAATGCACGCTGATACTCCTCTTCAAGGAATAGTGCAGGAAGTTTCACGCAAGCTTAGCGAAGAAGACCCGAGCTCTATAACAATAGCTGCAGAGAAACGCGGCAACGATCTAGTAATAGAGCTTGGCGCAGGAAAGGAAGCAGCAAAGAGGATAAACTTGCGCGAAGTAGCAAAAGAACTACAAAAGCTAGGAGTAAAAGGTGGAGGAAAACCACACCACGTAAACCTATTCGTCCGAGGAGGAGCAGGAAAATCCGATGAAGTACTGAGGACCATAGAGGAGGCGGTGGCAAAGAAGCTTGAAACTAAGCCCTAA
- a CDS encoding DUF434 domain-containing protein, giving the protein MKLSPKIFYDTYFLLARGYPRQPALELIRSKHGLSQPQVALLSRCIHPPTVNKEIASKKLGPSNIRDNCLVVDGFNQLTTIYAALKGEELYLCTDTMLRDALLAGPRHVIEHVDELAPILRDALSLLSPSEVIVVLDSQPSHSGETAARLRRYNINTIVSRNADNEVINLSIRKKCIAATSDIAITRKAPRIFDLARFTIEEILQKRLGKKSRINNIPLLLRNEHNTWCRHIVI; this is encoded by the coding sequence TTGAAACTAAGCCCTAAGATCTTTTACGACACGTATTTTCTCCTAGCCAGAGGCTACCCGAGACAACCAGCCCTAGAACTCATCCGCTCAAAGCACGGATTGTCCCAGCCCCAAGTAGCCCTGCTTTCTCGCTGCATCCACCCACCCACTGTAAACAAGGAAATAGCTTCAAAGAAACTAGGCCCAAGCAATATCCGAGACAACTGCCTCGTAGTAGATGGTTTCAACCAGCTAACCACTATATACGCCGCACTAAAAGGAGAGGAACTCTACCTGTGCACAGACACAATGCTAAGGGATGCTCTACTAGCGGGTCCGCGGCACGTAATAGAGCACGTTGACGAACTCGCCCCTATACTCAGGGATGCGCTCTCCCTTCTCTCACCTAGCGAAGTAATAGTCGTACTTGACAGCCAGCCGAGCCACAGCGGCGAAACAGCCGCAAGACTAAGAAGATACAATATAAACACAATTGTATCAAGAAACGCTGACAACGAGGTCATAAACCTATCGATTCGGAAAAAATGCATAGCAGCCACAAGCGACATAGCTATAACGAGGAAAGCGCCACGCATCTTCGACCTAGCCCGTTTCACTATAGAAGAAATTCTCCAAAAACGGCTTGGAAAGAAATCCAGAATAAACAATATACCACTTCTACTTAGAAACGAGCACAATACGTGGTGCCGCCACATAGTAATATAG
- a CDS encoding glycerophosphodiester phosphodiesterase has product MVLILGHKANTVKWIRRYLSEEADGVEIDIYCTPSGVRVGHLVPRREPRLLREKIGNILSNIHFTPSENFCDFTKKAAKLTRIAMIDLKGVDYTPSCMDEIIDAAKVFEKVYISTRIHVLASKFASKGITTLLSMDHYPVDPITDVKRSRAQGVSISSDYVDQALSNRLHEEGLILAVWTVNDEQEIARVVSLGADIIITEYPRRARQVIEKLRGEEGSDRAERW; this is encoded by the coding sequence ATGGTACTTATCTTAGGCCATAAGGCTAATACAGTGAAGTGGATTAGGCGCTACTTGTCCGAAGAAGCAGACGGTGTTGAAATAGATATATATTGTACTCCTAGCGGTGTCCGTGTAGGTCATCTAGTTCCACGCAGAGAGCCTAGACTATTACGGGAAAAAATAGGAAATATATTATCAAATATTCATTTTACGCCCTCAGAGAATTTTTGCGATTTCACTAAGAAAGCAGCTAAGCTGACTAGAATAGCCATGATTGACCTTAAAGGCGTAGACTACACGCCGAGCTGTATGGATGAAATAATAGATGCTGCAAAGGTCTTTGAAAAAGTATATATCTCAACAAGGATCCATGTCCTTGCCTCCAAATTTGCCTCTAAGGGTATCACGACGCTGCTAAGCATGGATCACTACCCTGTAGACCCTATCACTGACGTTAAGAGAAGCCGTGCCCAAGGCGTATCTATTAGCTCGGATTACGTTGACCAAGCACTTTCAAACAGACTTCATGAAGAAGGACTTATATTAGCAGTGTGGACTGTTAATGACGAGCAGGAAATCGCTAGAGTTGTTAGCCTAGGAGCCGACATAATAATCACAGAGTATCCTAGGCGTGCTAGGCAAGTAATTGAGAAGCTGAGAGGAGAGGAGGGTAGCGATAGGGCTGAGCGATGGTAG
- the cobB gene encoding NAD-dependent protein deacetylase has translation MDLDLEGLAARAAEAILRAQGKTVAFTGAGISAESGIPTFRGKDGLWRRFRAEDLATPEAFERNPKLVWEWYRWRMEIVFRAKPNPAHLALAELERMGLLLCTITQNVDGLHQAAGQKCVVELHGNIRRARCTRCGYRVEFKEPPKEVPPKCPRCGGLLRPDVVWFGEPLPEEAWQKAVQLALSAKTLIVIGTSGIVYPAAMIPQLAKQNNATIIEINVQDTPITEIADIAIRAPASKAMQAILTEVKKQLTQ, from the coding sequence ATGGACTTAGACTTGGAAGGGCTTGCCGCGCGTGCTGCAGAAGCAATACTCAGAGCCCAGGGAAAGACTGTTGCCTTCACAGGCGCAGGGATTTCAGCAGAGAGCGGTATACCGACATTTCGCGGCAAGGATGGGCTTTGGAGGCGCTTTAGGGCAGAAGACCTAGCGACCCCAGAGGCGTTTGAGAGAAACCCGAAGCTTGTCTGGGAGTGGTATAGGTGGAGAATGGAGATAGTGTTCCGTGCAAAGCCGAACCCAGCACACCTTGCGCTTGCTGAGCTAGAGAGAATGGGACTACTACTGTGCACAATTACTCAGAATGTTGACGGCCTACACCAGGCAGCTGGGCAGAAATGTGTGGTCGAGCTCCACGGTAACATTCGGCGGGCACGGTGCACCCGATGCGGGTACCGCGTAGAGTTCAAAGAACCGCCAAAAGAAGTGCCGCCCAAGTGCCCGCGCTGTGGCGGCCTCCTAAGACCCGACGTCGTATGGTTCGGCGAACCATTGCCAGAAGAGGCCTGGCAAAAGGCGGTTCAACTAGCGCTAAGCGCGAAAACACTAATAGTAATAGGGACTAGCGGCATAGTCTATCCGGCCGCCATGATTCCACAGCTCGCTAAACAAAACAATGCAACAATAATAGAGATCAACGTGCAAGACACGCCTATAACCGAAATAGCAGATATAGCGATAAGAGCACCCGCATCAAAAGCAATGCAAGCAATATTAACAGAAGTAAAGAAACAACTAACACAGTGA
- a CDS encoding MFS transporter produces the protein MRWREIPVDARRYILYHTIISPLLITWYMLPMYMFMTGYSVLEIGAIFTLVHVLSIPATYIVGKIFDKIAIRHGLVLIDALEGVSYILYGLAYGPIAPLMLFLGLLIGDIAGIFYPLYQATERILYPENKIEEIFAWHIRLPEISQLIGFLVLGYIFGHVLNTPYHYRVGFVVFGLVSILTVFYLLRFLPRLNVEERISAEKFEFKVDNEFRLILVLEALTTLAWSMAPEIVLLNYVVNVLGLTLFEAMVVEAAISVGAIAATYISEKIGSKHRFKAIALGYILISLWALIMYMNPPFILVVAAYLIARFGDILAFPFYRSWIFSKIPKEKASSILSALSSYRRLIALASPALAGLLASIRPTLPYLASLMFFLASSLVLIEYGSKLKEMQ, from the coding sequence ATGAGATGGCGTGAGATTCCCGTTGATGCCCGCCGCTACATATTGTACCATACCATTATATCACCGCTGTTGATAACATGGTATATGCTGCCTATGTACATGTTTATGACGGGTTATAGTGTTCTAGAAATTGGCGCAATATTTACCCTTGTGCATGTACTATCTATCCCTGCTACGTATATTGTTGGAAAAATATTTGATAAGATCGCGATCAGGCATGGCCTTGTACTCATAGATGCTCTTGAAGGAGTATCATATATACTCTATGGGCTAGCATACGGTCCTATAGCGCCCTTAATGCTCTTCCTGGGATTACTCATAGGGGATATAGCGGGTATATTCTACCCGCTCTATCAGGCTACGGAAAGAATACTCTATCCTGAAAACAAAATAGAGGAGATCTTTGCATGGCATATCAGATTGCCCGAGATAAGCCAGCTGATAGGATTCTTGGTGCTGGGATACATATTCGGCCATGTACTTAATACACCATATCACTATAGGGTAGGATTCGTGGTATTTGGCCTAGTATCAATTCTCACCGTATTCTACCTACTAAGGTTCCTGCCTCGGCTAAACGTTGAGGAAAGAATTAGCGCTGAGAAATTCGAGTTCAAAGTAGACAATGAGTTTAGGCTCATCCTGGTATTAGAAGCGCTAACCACACTTGCATGGTCCATGGCGCCAGAGATTGTATTACTCAACTACGTAGTCAACGTTCTCGGCTTGACGCTCTTTGAAGCCATGGTCGTTGAGGCGGCAATCTCTGTGGGGGCCATAGCAGCAACATACATTTCCGAGAAAATAGGCAGCAAGCATAGGTTTAAGGCCATAGCGTTAGGGTACATACTGATATCCCTATGGGCTCTAATAATGTACATGAACCCACCGTTCATATTGGTCGTTGCGGCTTATCTCATTGCTAGGTTCGGCGACATACTTGCATTCCCCTTCTACAGATCATGGATCTTTAGCAAAATACCAAAAGAGAAGGCAAGCAGCATACTGTCAGCTCTATCAAGCTATAGGAGACTAATAGCCTTAGCATCACCAGCACTGGCTGGGCTCCTTGCATCAATAAGACCTACCTTACCATACTTGGCAAGCCTAATGTTCTTCTTGGCGTCTTCACTAGTGCTTATTGAATATGGGTCTAAGCTCAAGGAGATGCAGTAG
- a CDS encoding FAD-dependent oxidoreductase, whose protein sequence is MARSFDVIVIGAGVNGVWSALDLALRGLRVAVIDKGSLASETSGKFHGLLHSGARYVVRDPAAAVESWHENQVLSRIASHAIEDTGGYFVAVTKSDEEYYDEFTKGLRKAGIPYHDVDVSEALKEEPELSKEIRRVVEVPDKVVYARDLMASVALAAYREGALLLEYMEAVEIKEDGDELRVRVHDKLKDSTLEFRARAVVNAAGPWAGEVARRAGVEDVDVLLTAGTIIVYNQRLTRRVINRMRPPSDGDILVPYGSVSLMGTTAFIVENPDELQVSEEDVEFLVKEGSVMVPRLARLPVKRAYVSIRPLIRVASREGSGNVGREATRSFRIVAHERPKGFFTIIGGKFVTGRLVGEKTGNIVAEYLGTSKKSSTNNIRLLETGDPYEELRVLTGANELVVKNIMSLKNGMDEERGRMAAYMFIQGFIAAESRKAIGA, encoded by the coding sequence TTGGCTCGGTCTTTCGATGTTATCGTTATAGGCGCTGGCGTCAATGGTGTTTGGTCTGCCCTTGACCTTGCTCTTCGCGGGCTCCGCGTGGCCGTTATTGATAAGGGTTCCTTGGCCAGCGAGACCAGCGGCAAGTTCCATGGGCTTCTTCACAGCGGTGCTAGGTACGTGGTAAGAGATCCCGCCGCTGCTGTGGAGAGTTGGCACGAGAACCAGGTCTTGTCCCGTATTGCTTCACACGCTATTGAGGATACAGGAGGCTATTTTGTCGCTGTTACTAAGAGTGACGAGGAATACTATGACGAGTTCACCAAGGGGCTAAGAAAAGCGGGGATTCCTTACCATGATGTAGACGTCTCCGAGGCTCTGAAAGAGGAGCCTGAGCTTTCGAAAGAGATTAGGCGCGTTGTCGAGGTTCCAGATAAGGTTGTTTATGCAAGGGATCTTATGGCCAGTGTTGCACTTGCTGCGTATCGTGAAGGAGCGCTTTTACTCGAGTACATGGAGGCCGTGGAGATAAAAGAGGATGGGGACGAACTCCGCGTGAGGGTTCACGACAAGCTGAAAGACAGTACTCTAGAGTTTAGGGCTAGGGCTGTCGTTAATGCTGCAGGACCCTGGGCAGGGGAGGTTGCTCGACGTGCAGGCGTCGAGGACGTTGATGTGCTTCTCACCGCTGGCACAATTATAGTTTATAACCAGAGGCTTACGAGGCGTGTTATAAATCGCATGAGGCCTCCTTCTGATGGAGATATTCTCGTGCCTTATGGATCTGTCTCCCTCATGGGCACGACGGCGTTTATTGTTGAGAACCCAGACGAGCTACAGGTTAGTGAAGAAGATGTAGAGTTCCTTGTAAAAGAGGGCTCCGTGATGGTGCCAAGGCTTGCAAGGCTCCCCGTGAAGCGGGCATATGTAAGTATTCGTCCCCTTATCAGAGTCGCTTCAAGAGAGGGCTCCGGAAACGTCGGTAGAGAAGCGACTAGGTCGTTTAGGATAGTAGCGCATGAAAGGCCGAAAGGCTTCTTCACCATAATTGGTGGAAAATTCGTTACCGGGAGACTTGTAGGTGAGAAGACCGGCAATATAGTGGCTGAATACTTGGGCACCTCTAAGAAATCGTCAACCAATAATATAAGGCTTCTCGAAACCGGTGATCCGTATGAAGAGCTCAGAGTATTGACTGGCGCTAATGAACTAGTGGTTAAGAACATTATGTCATTAAAGAACGGCATGGATGAAGAACGAGGAAGGATGGCCGCATACATGTTCATACAAGGCTTCATCGCTGCCGAAAGCAGAAAAGCAATAGGTGCTTAG